AGACCCTGCCAGCGTTCCCCATTGTGTCCTTGGCATCCTGGCTGCCTGTCCCCTGGCCTAGCAGCTCCCAGGCCCCTTCTGCCAGGGCTGCAGGATCAGCGCAggggcctggccccagccctggtcTCTTCTCCATGCAGGTGCTGGGGCTCGTGCGCGTCCCACTCTACACCCAGAAGGACCGAGTCGGCGGCTTCCCCAACTTCCTGAGCAATGCCTTCATCAGCACAGCCAAGTACCAGCTCCTCTTCGCTCTCAAGGTGCTCAACATGATGCCCGAGGAGAAGCTGGCTGAGGCCTTGGCTgcggccactgagaagcagaagaaGGCCCTGGAGAAGCTTCTCCCGTCTTCCTCCTGAGgttgctcctgtgttgagtgtcTGTCACCCTCCCACAGTTCTGTCTGTGCCCATGGGCTGAGCCTGGGCCCTGAAGTTGTGTGGGAATGTCTTTTAGCCTGTTTCTGTGTTTGCACCCCATTCTAACTGTGTGGGGCGAGTGAGCATCTCGTTGTCCCCACTGCCCTGAGCAGTCACTCAGTGGGGGCCAGGCCAGCTGGGACCCTCTCAGGTTGGTCAGTGCACTGGGCCTGGCTCTCCAGGCTCAGGACATTCTCACCCACCCGGAGGCTCAAACCCTCCTCTGTCGAGCGTCATGGGCGGGCAGAGGCCCAGGTGCGGCCCGACTTCCTGGGTGGCTGGGTGCACACACACCTGGACCGTTACATTGGTTTGTTCTATTGAGGACGCCTTGGTCTGGGTTGACTCACTGCTGCGTCCTGCCCCctgtgccagccccagggcctagaGAAGAGCCAGCCTGGGGTAGGATGTCCGGTTAATTCTGGTGGCTGTCAGCTGTGCTCAGTTAGGCTTCTCTCCGTGGTGTGTGCCTGGGAGAGGCTTCAAAGCAGCTCTACCCGCTGGGGCTTGGCCCTGAGGAGAGTCAGGGCCGTGGGGCCCAGCTGTAGCTGGGGCGCAAGGAGAAAGGACAGTAAAGTCGCTCCTCGGCTGCTCTGTGTGTTCTTTGGTCCtggctggaggcccagggctCAGCGCAGGGGGCCTCCCCCGGACTTAAGGACAGGGCCAGACCCGAGAGCTTGGCGTCGTTCAGAGTGGAGCTGCCACAGGCCTCCTGTCCCGGGCGGGGGTGTCCTTCACCTTCTCGTGTTTGCTGTGGCACTGCTGGCCGTGGACCTTTCTGGGCCCTCAGCCTGGTCTGGGGCTTCTGGTCTGGGCCTGTCAATGTGAGCCCCTCTCCTGAGCCTGATGGCTCTGGCTgcccctgggctgcctgctgctctttcctctgctttgaaagccctcctttctcccccagcACCGTCTGCAGGCACCTCCAGGGGACGGTCTGGAAGCACTGGCCGAGTGTGCAGATGACAGCAGCAGAGCCACTGCAGACAGGAAGGTCACCACTGGCGGTCTCCTATGGCCATGTCTGGAAAGTCTCCCCAGCGCCCGCCTGGCCTGGTAAGGAGAGCGGCACCCCGCCCAGCTGGGCATCTGTTCGCCTTAGAGCCCGAGGGAGCGGCCGGCGCTGTGGGCACAGGCACTTGACTCTGTAAATAAAGTACCTGGACCTTGCTCCTCTCTCATTTCCGGGGACGTGCTCTGCTCTCCAGGTAGCTTCTGTAGAATCACGGGGGTGCTAAGCAAAGGTGGCCCTAGCTGCCAGGAACGATGGAGCACGGGGTCACTGAGGTGGCTCTGCTCTGcacagtcttctttttttaaattatttttattttttgtgtgtgagggagattggccctgagctaaattctgtgccaatcttcctctattttatgtgggatgcccctacagcatggcctgacgaccagtgctaggtctgtgcccaggatccgaacctgtgaagcctgggccacctaagtggagcatgcgaacttaaccacaataccactgggccggccccccaggtGTTCTCTGTCCTGGCAGAAAGGGCCTGGGCCCCAGTGGGTCACTGCGGCTGAGGGTCTTGGTGTGGCTTTTCCCCTTGCTGTGCTGCGCCAGCCAGTACTGTGTGTCCCCTGACCAGAACTGAGCCCCTCACCAGCTGATCTCAAATTTTATTCTCCAGCAAATGACATAAGCTGCCCAGATGCCCCAGTCCTCACCCCTCAGGGCAAACCTCAGTGTGGCACCTGCGGTGTCGGGGACACGCTCTCTCTCAAGGCCATGCCTGCTCTGGGCCTTACCACCAGGTGCTGAGCACGAGACCCTCAGCCTGCCTCCGTGGGGCCTCGCTGCCTGGTGCCGACCACAGCCCCAACCTGCCTCTCTGCTGGCTGCTCCCGGGCCTGCTTCTCGGGCCccagctggggcctgggctgctgcagccGCCCGCTCAGGCCCTCTGTCTTCCGGGTGCACAGGTTCAGGGTGGATCAATCACCCGACGTCAGGTtctgaggagggaaaggaagactgAGGCGGGCGCTCACTCAGCTGCCCGTGGACCTGCTCCCCGGCCCGGGCCCCGGGCCAGCAGACACTCACCGTCCCTGCGGCTACGGCTCCCGCCAGTTCTCTTTCCCGTTCAGCACTTGTAGCTTCTCCAGGCTCTGGGTCACGGAGCACAGCACTCGCCCTGGGACGGAGCAGACAGTGACTGCTCTGCAAGTCTGGGAGGGGCATGAGGAAGGGGGGCCCTGGGGAGCACTAGGAATGAATGACCTTGAGGGTCAGCGGGCTGTGGTGGGACTGCCCCACAGCAGCCAGGGGCTCTCCCTGTTCACCCGTCTGGCCCCTGGGAGGGGTGAGGGCCACTGGCTGCCCTCCTGGAGACTCACCCATCTCACAGACTCGATCCTCCAATGCTCCCGACAGCTCAGGGAGGCTCAGGGCCTGCAGGGCAGCCTGCCAGCCTTTGGAGTCTGtggggcagagggctgggtggGCCCGGGTCTGTGTGCTCACAGGCCCTGCCTCTTTGTCCTGATCCACTGTGACAGGGGACTCACCCAACTGTCAGTGCCTGTGTGACTCCCTTGTTACATAAAACGTGTTCTGTTCCCGCTTGTTGACCGAAGCACTCGCTGCtggccagggcccagccccagaaATGAAAGCGTGAGGGTCCCTGGCCTCCCGCGGGGCTGTGCCCTGGGCCTTCACCTCCTGCCACTGGGAGGGACAAGGAGGCAATGGGCAGAGCAGAGTGCCCTCACCCTGCAGTTTGGGATTGAGTGCAAGGAGGTGTCAGTGTGATAACCGTGCTGAGACAAGTGGTACCCCTGGCCTGGGGAGGCCTCCCTGTCCCTGTCTGCCTGGGCCGGGCTGGGCCGCTGCTTTCCTTACCCGCTGTGGGGAGGGCTGGGCCCAGGGTCGCCCTGCGGGGGGACTCATCCTGCCTCACTCGGGCTGACAGTTCAGCTTGACAGGCTCTGCCAGACACAagaccaagtgctggtgaggggAGAGGTGGCAACAGTGCCTTCTGCAGCCCCAGAGGGCAGGAGACCGCAGAGCCCCACTCCCTGAGTGTAAGGTGGggctctgccctggcccccagcccacctCTGTGGGCGTGTGGCAAGCACACGCCACCCGCACAGATAGGCTCTCGGGGCCTGAGACCAGGGCGGAGGAAGACCTGCAGCGGGTGCAGCTTCTCCAGGCCCTGTCTGCTGCCTGGTCTGTCCTGCAGACGAAATGGGGGGTGGCACCCAGTGACCCCAGGAGGCCCTGGAAATGACCCCTTGGTTGAAGAACCTGGAGGAAACGGtggctcagggcctggccctggcctAGAAGCTGCTCAGACGCTCACTCACCGCAGCTGGTCCAGTACGAGGGCAGCATCGTGGGCGAGGGCCCAGGTCTCCTGCAGCTGGGCGCGGACGTCCTTGCGGGTGCTGTCCTGCTCCAGGAGGCAGCTCTCCACCACGGCCCGCAGCTCCTGCTCCTGCGACACCTGGCCCCGCATGGCCTCCACCTCCTCACAGCTCTGCAGCGGGACAGGGAGAGGTGGGCGGACATGCTGGGGACATGAGGCCATGGCTGCTCGGGCGGGGTCCCCCTCCAGTTCCATCTCTGCCATCCCGATTGTCACCCTCTCTCCCAGGGGGTACCTCTACGGTACCCCTTGGGTCTCTCCCGCTTTGAGTCCCTCCTGTGAGCTCTCTGGTGTCCACGCCAGCCGCTCATCCTCTGCCTCGCCCTGTCTCTCCTCACTGGTGTCCCTCTGACCTCCTGCTTAATGCCCCATCTTCCTGAGCCTCCTTCCTGCATGCCTGCCTGTGCGTCCCCCTTCTGCTTATGACTCTAATGCTTTCTGCCCTCAGTGTCCTATCGCCGCCCTGGCTGCTTCTCTCTGCTGATGCTGGGTATCTGTCCCCACCACTTGCTCTCCATGGCTGTGTCCTTCCCTACAGGTGTGTGTCTCCAGACACCTCTCATCCCCTCCCTGGCTCTCCCCACTCACTTTGTGCAGCTGGATGGCGAGCTCTTGCATCTCGGCTTCAAGCCGGTCAGCATAGGCCAGCTCCAGGGCGTCACTAGGGGGGCGGGCACTGCTGTGCCAGCGGGCAATGGCAGAGGTCATCTTCCTCTTGGGCCCAAACAACCTGCAGGGGTGAATGAGAGAAGGACGTGGTTTGGCATCTGCCGTGTGCACAGAGGCTCCATGGACCACACTCCCATCAAACTGTCCCCCTAGGGGAGATGCCAGCATGAAGGGGAAGAGCGGCCCCCAGGATCCTGGGGCAGAGAACAGCATCCCCGCCCCTGGCTGGCCTCCCCATTTCTTCCCCTCCGCTGCCCGGCTGCTGCTCTCATTGAACAGGGAGCTCGGGCTGGCAGGCTCCAGGTTGTGGACAACCGTCTGTCAGCTCACAAGCTCTCAAAAGTGAACGGACCCTGTGCCCTGAAGGCAGCAGGGTCAGCCAGGCCAGCTTGGGGGCCTCAGGAGGCACAGGGCCCAGCTGTGTGCATCTAGGCCGGGAGGAGCGGCTGTACAAACTGAGGACAGTTCACGGCAGGAGGGGAAGCTGACTTCTGGGGGGCAGCTCTTTCCACACAAATGCCAGGAAGGTGCGACCTGTGCTCGTCCTGGCTCGCCTGGCTAAAGTGACGGGGTGAGGCCACAGACGGCTCCCCGGGACTCACGTGATGCCGATTTCCTTCAGGTCGCTCTCGGTGAGGGTGAGAAAGATGCGGAGGTCCACGTCCTGCTCCTCGAACACCTGCAGGTACTTCAGACACCCGATCTGCTCCAGCAGCGTGGCGAGGTCCTGGGGGCAAAGGAGCCAGGACGGGTCAGGGGACAGGCGGGGCACAGAGACACGGGGACAAGGAAAGGCATGCGATGCAGTGCAGAGCCACTTCTCCTGCAAGCATGCAGTCGAGAGGTCACGTCCCCGTGCTGCGCCCAGCAGATTCCCCAGGTGCAGCAGTGGCACAGACTGGACTGCGGATGGAGAACCCAGCTGCCACCCGTTGCAGCCCAAAGGACAGCGGCAGTATTTCTTGTAGGCAGGTCCGCCAGCAACACCTCGGCGCTCCCAGTCTCTGTTAACTGGGACTGTCTCGACGGCTCCTGCCCCTTCAAAGGCTAGCTTTTGCTGGCTGTGGCATTCCTGGTTGAGTCTTTTTCTTGCATGACTTTGGACATGGCATCTGAATGTCTTCGGTCTCCAGTCTCTGACAATGAATGGGCTGTTCATCTTACTGAGTCCCTCGTTGGGGAGGAGTCACCTCTCCTGCTCCCTTCAGGACTCTGTTTCTTGACAGCTCATGATATGATGAATCCAGGTGTGCGTCTGAGTTTAACCTAGAGTTCACTTAGCTTCCTGGATGTGCAGATCCAtgttttatcaaatttgggaaggTCTGACTATTTTTAAAGCACTCTGCTCTTCTCCCCCCCTCTCCTGGAACAGCATTCTGTGTACACGGGCACATGCCCGACGGGGCCTCACAGGCCCCTGCGCAcgcctctccctcttccctccactgCTCAGAACTGCCGCCACGTCGCCAGTGCAGGGATCATTTCAGTCACCGGACTTTTCgactccagaatttctctttggttcctttttatttctctcactaTCGATAGCCTCCATTTAGACGTGGTTTCCTTGAACTGCTGGAACGTATCTGTAAGAGCCGATGTAAAGACTTCGTCTAGCGAGGCCAGTGTCTGGGCTTCCTCGGGGCGGCTTCtgttgattgcttttttttttttttttttaaagattttattttttcctttttctccccaaagccccccggtacatagttgtgtattcttcgttgtgggttcttctagttgtggcatgtgggacgctgcctcagcgtggtctgatgagcagtgccatgtccgcgcccaggattcgaaccaacgaaacactgggccgcctgctgcggagcgcgcaaacttaaccactcggccacggggccagcccctgattgcTTTTTTACAGTATACAAGTCATACTTCGTTTCTGGGCGCATCTCgtcttttttgttgaaaactggacattttaatgGGGCAGCTCTGGAGATCCGGTTCTCCTCCCTCTGCGGTTGGTTGTTGCTGCTTGTTGAAGCTGTTGTTTGTTTAGTGGCTTTTCTAACAATTCTGTCAAGTCTGTATTCTTCCCCACATGTGGCCACTGAAGTGTCTACTCAGTTCCTAGTGGTCAACTAAGGACTGGAGCGGTTCCCTTCACCACCTGGAGCCAGCAGACCTCACCGTCCTCCCTGCGGAGCTCTCACGCCGGCTGGGGCACACCTTGCACGCTCTGCCAGGCCGATGGCACTCCTGCTTCGCCTTGACCTCCTGCTTGCTCAGTCTCAAGGTCATTGAGAGGTCTTCTCTCTGAGCATACACTCTGCCTGGAGCCTGTGTGTGGCCCCCTAGAGCCCCAGGAACATGTCAGAGCTTTGCACAGCTCCTCTGGACGTCTCACTGCCCGGCTTTTCCTTTGAAGTCTGTGGGTAATCTTGTCGCCCCAGCTGTTCCCCAGCACCTCAGGCAGCCGTCCAGTTAACAGACAAGCCTGCCCAGGGAGAGGCCTTGGTACTGGGTGGTCACGCTCCCGGTCAAGTCAAATAGGTTTGTAAGTGTGGTCTTCTAGGGCACCATCAGACAGGCTCAATAATGCCGACTCTGAGAATGGAACTTTGAAAGAGCTCCAGCTCTGTTCTGCCCCCTCCGGTGGCTGTCACAAGCCACCCTGGCACTGGAGAGTGGGGGACGGGACCAGGGCACATTGCAACGCTACAAAGGTCACGGTTCTTACTGAGGTTCAGccatttctcttgaataaacGTTCTCCAGGTTGCTGCAAGCCTTTAGTTAACTCACAGAGTTCTGGAAAAACTGATTCTGAccacttttgccagttttttcgTTGCCTTTAATGGATGAGCAAATTTTCCAAGGTTGTTACTCTGCCATTTCCTTAACCTAGTTTCTCAAACAGCCTTCAGACCCCACGACCCCTGCCACCAAAGGCTCTAATCAACATGCTTAAGGAGCCACAGCGGCAGCTGCTCCCCGAGCCTGGGCCGCAGGCCTGGAGAGAGCCCCTGGAGGGCTGCAAGGAGAAGCCAGCACAGGCACAGGCTTTTAATGGACAGCAGAGCTGTGCCTAACAAAGAAACAACGAATCCTCACTCGGTCTCTCTTCTTTGTGCCACTTCTGCCCGCAGAGGCAGGAGCTCTCAATTGACACCTGAGACAGCTGAGTGCTGTGGCTCCTGTGACCCTAAGGAGCTGCTTAGCCGGAGCAGCCTGGGCCGAGGAGGGTGGCAGCAGCGGTTGCTGCGTCACACTGTGCCACTGTCTTTGCCCCTGTGCGTCTGgtttctctcctccccaggctCAGGGGGGCTGAACGGAGTACAGAAGTGAGTATGGAAACCAGTGGAGAGAGACCCCTCCTGTGGAAAGGGCCACACACAAACCCTGCAGCTGGCCCCTCTGACCACTGGGAACCCTTGCAGGCCGAGCAGCTTTACAGGCCACTGGGGGAAAAATCGCCACCACTCTCCTCTCAGCAGTACCGGGCCCTCACAAGCCTACTGTAAATGCCTCACGAGGCACAGAAAGCGCCGTCTCTAACCACTGGTTTCACAAACGGCCTTACCTGGGGTCCTGAGTAGGGGGGCTGCTCCGCCTGGGGCACAGATCCTGGGGAACAGGCAGCTGCAGGGCTGGGATGCCACTGGCTGTCACTGTTGCTGTGCCGATTCTTGGCCTTCACGTAGCTTTTAGTTTGCTTGCGAACCGAGCTTTTCCGCACATGGTCCGAGTCCTGTGGCGAGAGGAGCGTGTGTAAAGTGACACTGACGGCTCACGGTGAGTGTGGCTGCATCCAGGCCCTGCCCACCGCCCACGGCTCCAGCTGCGCACTCTGGATCAGAGCCACTTCCCTGggtggcggggcgggggggggggatggTTAGGATCTGAAACCCTTTGTGAACCCCCCACCTGCCACACGGAGGCTTCCTTGGTGACTCCCCCCATGGTCTGTGCCACCTACACCCAGGTGGTGGCCCTAGAGGGTGGGCCCAGACCTCATAAGTCCGAGCATAGCACAGACACACATAAAATACTCGTTACCAGATGCAGCCATCTCAGTGAACTAGCAGACACCCCCATGACTGAGGAAGGGGAGTGAGACAGGAGGTCAGGATCGGAGGAGAAGCAGACCTCGTTGCTCTCCAGAGAGGCCTCGCTGCTCACTCCCGGGGCCCTCGCCAGACcctcgctgctgctgctgctgcgcaCGGCCCCGAGGTGGGCACAGAAGGCATGCTCTTCTGCAGTGGAGAAGACAAGGACGTGACTGCAGGTCTGGCCTGTGGTGACTCCCCCGAGCCCTGCACCCGAGTGGTCTCATCGCCAGCACTCATCAGCTCCTTCCACAGTCACGTGTGCTCTGCGTCATGCTGCCCACCTGCCCAAGCCCAACCCCCTGCACACACAGGCAGCGTGTGCGTCTTTCCGCTTCACGAATCAATCCAGGCATCCAGAACAGAGCTCGGCACAGAGGGCACTCGGTGACcagctgctgaatgaatgacaCCAACACTATGACACAGACGCTTCCTGTCTGTTCTGAATGACTCCCGCAGACCCCGCCTGGAGAGACGCTGGGCCGGAAGCTTCTCCTCACCTGGCCCCATGCCTGATTCTCTGCCTCTCCTCGAGAGAGCCAGGGCCCTCGTTCTCGACTGGACAGCTCGTCAGCACCAAGCCCCGAAGGTTGGGGTTGTGGGGCACCCAGGAATTCCTACACCTGACTGCGCCCCTGGCCGAGcagtgcagggggaggggggtgggcgCACGTACcccggctgctgctgctgctgctctccacATCCCGGTCGTTGATGGGGGAGGTGACATCCCTGTAGCAGAGGCCCCCCTCTTCCAGGGGGTTCTCTTCACTGCTGTTGAAGGTGACATAGCCCCGGGGAGGCACCTGCTCTGTGGACAGAATGGGGCGCGTGAACCCACAGGAACACGAAAGGGAGACGAGTCCTCCTACCAGATGCAGCCGCCGCCTCAGGGGAACCTCGCGTGAGGGAAGGCCCCGCTGCAGGCAGGCAACTCGCACCCTCCTGGCCATCACCTCATCTACTCTGTTAGGTGCTGACTGCGGGTGAGGAGACAGGCTCCGAGGGGATCGGAGACCAGTGTGTGTCCCACAGCAAGTGCACGCTGGAGCCAGGGCCGGCACAGAGTTGAGCCCGGTGCCCTCTCCACACCATGCTGTTTCTTTGCCAAATGCAAAGAGTAGGGAACGGCAAGCTGTATTTACAGACTCCTGAGCCACAGGAAAGCAACAGTGCTGGATGTTCCTTTTAGCTGGAAACGTGATCTCAGACACGGCAGCCTTCATTGCCCCGAGCCTTCCCAACATGGCACCGAGGGGGCTGCTCACAGGTCCGTGTGCCCTGGCCGGAAAGAGACCTGGctgagcaggaagggaggaggcctGGGGTAAAAGTTAACAGCAGTCACATCAGATTACGTAACCTCTGAATGGATCTGCCCGCAGGAAAACAAGGAGGAAAGGCAGAACTCAAACCAGAGTTTAATTCCAATtttgcccctgcccctccccacagaAAGTACATTTATTTGCAGCAAACAGACTGGCTGGTGGGGCCATGGATAGCTTATTCTCTTCTTTATACCTTTCCGAAGGTATTGAGCTTTTTTACAATCAGCACATGCCATTCatcattcaaaatgttttttaagtgtTGGCAAAGCGAATATATGCACCTATATAAAACTTGAACATCACAACgtttaagaggaaaaaacaaacgcTCCTGAAATGCTGCAACTGAGAGACAACTCCTTCACTACGCTGGAGAGCGTCCTTCCAGCCTTCTCTGTGCATGCATAAAAAGAGCTatgtacaggggctggccccgtggcccagtggttaagttcgcgcgctccactgcaggcggcccagtgtttcgttagttcgaatcctgggtgcggacatggcactgctcatcagaccacgctgaggcagcgtcccacatgccacaactagaaggatccacaacgaagaatatacaactatgtactggggggctttggagagaaaaaggaaaaaataaaaaaaatctaaaaaaaaaaaaaaaaaagaactatgtacaggggccggcccagtggtgcagtggttacgtTCGCACACTGCTTTAGTGGCCAGGGTTCGagagttcagatcccgggtgtggacctgcacaccacttgttgggccctgctgtggtggtgtcccacatacaaagtagaggaagactggcacggatgttagctcagcaacaatccttcTCAAGCAAAATAAGATTAgcaacgttagctcagggccaatcttcctcacaaaaaaataaaaaattacaaaaagtttaaaaaaagaatgctgtACAAATGGGCCTCGGCCGCAGATTATTTTGGTAACGTGAAAGAATTCCATTTTAGAAAAGCACTTATTGTATGGCTACACAGATTAATTGTATACCATACCCCGAGGCAAGACCTGTCCTTCCTATGCCCCCACCTGTCAGGGTGGGACAGGTAGTATCGACTCCTCAGGGGAAATATACTCTGCCACTCAAAAAAGAGTCAAACTCAGCCAAAAGTCCCAGAGCTGTGCGCTTTACAGCATGCCAGACAGGCTCCGAGGTGCGCCTCACCCTGTGGCAGGAGCTAGAGGAGGGCCTCCCCAGGG
This region of Equus quagga isolate Etosha38 chromosome 7, UCLA_HA_Equagga_1.0, whole genome shotgun sequence genomic DNA includes:
- the ANKS3 gene encoding ankyrin repeat and SAM domain-containing protein 3 isoform X6; this encodes MCAAVRDPGKCSLSSIEYQLSGSRRHGERSRELDLNKKNGGGWTPLMYASYIGHDTIVHLLLEAGVSVNVPTPEGQTPLMLASSCGNESIAYFLLQQGAELEMKDIQGWTALFHCTSAGHQQMVKFLLDSGANANVREPICGFTPLMEAAAAGHEIIVQYFLNHGVQVDTRDHSGATARMLAKQYGHMKIVGLIDAHSPSLPKSLYRSPEKYEDLSSSDESFPVPQRQRPCRKKGLSIHEGPRALARITAIGLGGTARRPGYEQVPPRGYVTFNSSEENPLEEGGLCYRDVTSPINDRDVESSSSSSREEHAFCAHLGAVRSSSSSEGLARAPGVSSEASLESNEDSDHVRKSSVRKQTKSYVKAKNRHSNSDSQWHPSPAAACSPGSVPQAEQPPYSGPQDLATLLEQIGCLKYLQVFEEQDVDLRIFLTLTESDLKEIGITLFGPKRKMTSAIARWHSSARPPSDALELAYADRLEAEMQELAIQLHKSCEEVEAMRGQVSQEQELRAVVESCLLEQDSTRKDVRAQLQETWALAHDAALVLDQLRACQAELSARVRQDESPRRATLGPALPTADSKGWQAALQALSLPELSGALEDRVCEMGRVLCSVTQSLEKLQVLNGKENWREP